Proteins from a genomic interval of Solea solea chromosome 10, fSolSol10.1, whole genome shotgun sequence:
- the afmid gene encoding kynurenine formamidase — MHWTEMDRDELERQLSPSRWSHRMSADDVVKAHVNALKEGTERARALAQTLLNVPYGEGDGEKLDVYIPRTDSLDVPLVIYIHGGYWQFLSKEESGFMAVPLVDKGVVVVAVGYDIAPKGNMDLMVSQVRRSVVSVVQQYSHISGLYLCGHSAGAHLAAMVLSTDWSQYSIAPQIKGAFLVSGLYDLLPIQSTYINEPLKMTEEVAIRNSPRTLVPQLKLSSSGFHVVVAVAENDSQEFRKQSQEYYKALEASGLNVTMEDVPNTDHFNIIEQLVDGDYHLTKLLLKMMGRS; from the exons GAGCTGGAGCGGCAGCTGTCACCGAGTCGGTGGTCGCACAGGATGTCCGCAGACGACGTGGTCAAGGCCCACGTGAATGCACTGAAGGAAG GTACGGAGCGAGCCCGTGCTCTGGCTCAAACTTTACTCAACGTGCCATATggggagggagatggagagaaactGGACGTCTACATACCCAGGACCGACTCTTTGG ATGTCCCACTTGTGATTTACATACATGGTGGATACTGGCAGTTTCTCAG CAAGGAGGAATCGGGATTTATGGCCGTTCCGCTCGTCGATAAAGGTGTGGTGGTGGTTGCTGTCGGCTACGACATCGCCCCCAAAG GTAACATGGACTTGATGGTGTCTCAAGTACGCAGGagtgttgtgtctgttgttcaACAGTATTCTCACATCAG TGGTCTGTACCTGTGTGGACACTCTGCCGGGGCTCACCTGGCTGCAATGGTCCTCTCCACTGACTGGTCACAGTACAGCATCGCTCCACAGATCAAAG GGGCTTTCCTGGTCAGTGGCTTATATGACCTGCTGCCCATCCAGTCCACATATATCAATGAGCCTCTGAAGATGACAGA AGAGGTGGCGATCAGGAACAGCCCGAGGACGCTGGTCCCTCAGCTCAAACTCTCCTCCTCCGGTTTCCACGTTGTTGTGGCCGTTGCCGAGAATGACTCGCAAGAGTTTCGTAAGCAGTCACAAGAGTACTacaaa GCTTTAGAGGCGTCAGGACTGAATGTGACTATGGAGGACGTGCCAAACACGGACCACTTCAATATCATCGAGCAGCTGGTAGATGGAGATTATCACCTAACAAAG ctTCTCTTGAAGATGATGGGGAGGAGCTGA
- the cant1b gene encoding soluble calcium-activated nucleotidase 1b isoform X1 — MVAAYPAEKRRRKGCDNHQSQSTPDGENEDDASMTSLGVTARGLPLALASMTQVSTSDSRFYPKWRAIAVVAMLALVLVLYLHHTPARGYFRSGAHSLDMYGEGDDDILRDSHKQTVHNVAHHMKRRRSYNDTYPLSPPQRTTNGIRYRIGLIADLDTASRSSRDQTWFSYMKTGYLTVSQSADSLQVEWDPETITLESHLAEKGRGMELSELVAFNGHLYSVDDRTGVVYRIEGNRVIPWVILTDGDGLVSKGFKAEWLAVKEEHLYVGGLGKEWTTTSGEVVNNNPEWVKVVGYHGNVEHDNWVPHYNALRNAAGIKPPGYLIHESAVWSERLQRWFFLPRRASHEHYEETADERRATNLLLMCPADFSFISARHVGPLDPTHGFSSFKFVPDTDDQIILALKSEEDAGRIATYIIAFTLDGQVLMPETKIGDVKYEGLEFI, encoded by the exons ATGGTGGCAGCTTATCCAGCGGAGAAGAGGCGAAGAAAGG GTTGTGATAATCACCAGTCCCAGTCAACGCCCGATGGTGAGAATGAAGACGACGCCTCCATGACCTCCCTTGGTGTTACCGCTCGAGGCCTCCCCTTGGCCTTGGCATCCATGACACAAGTCTCCACCTCAGACTCACGCTTTTACCCAAAATGGCGGGCGATTGCTGTGGTGGCCATGCTGGCTTTAGTGCTTGTATTATACCTGCACCACACTCCTGCGAGAGGGTACTTCCGCAGTGGTGCTCACAGTTTGGACATGTATGGTGAGGGAGATGACGATATCCTCAGGGACTCTCACAAACAAACTGTACATAATGTCGCCCACCACATGAAAAGGCGAAGGTCTTACAATGACACTTACCCGTTAAGTCCGCCACAGAGAACAACAAATGGCATCCGCTACCGTATAGGCTTGATTGCAGACCTGGACACAGCATCACGCAGCTCTAGGGACCAGACGTGGTTCAGCTACATGAAAACAGGTTACCTGACCGTCTCGCAGAGCGCTGACAGTCTGCAAGTGGAGTGGGACCCTGAGACCATCACCCTGGAGAGTCATCTGGCCGAGAAAGGACGAG GTATGGAGCTATCAGAGCTTGTGGCATTCAACGGTCACCTGTACAGTGTAGACGACCGGACAGGAGTGGTGTACAGGATCGAGGGCAACCGGGTCATCCCCTGGGTTATATTAACAGACGGTGATGGGTTGGTCTCCAAAG GGTTCAAGGCAGAGTGGTTGGCAGTGAAGGAGGAGCATCTATATGTTGGTGGCCTGGGGAAGGAGTGGACCACGACCTCAGGGGAAGTTGTCAACAATAACCCAGAGTGGGTGAAAGTGGTTGGCTACCATGGCAATGTGGAGCATGATAATTGGGTACCACACTACAATGCCCTGCGGAATGCAGCAGGGATCAAACCTCCAG GCTACCTTATTCATGAATCAGCTGTGTGGAGTGAGCGTCTCCAGCGCTGGTTCTTCCTCCCTCGCCGAGCCAGTCACGAGCACTACGAAGAGACCGCAGACGAGCGGCGTGCCACAAACCTTCTCCTGATGTGCCCCGCAGACTTCAGCTTCATATCTGCGCGGCATGTCGGACCCCTCGACCCCACCCAcggtttttcctcttttaagtTTGTTCCAGACACGGACGACCAGATCATTCTGGCCTTAAAATCAGAGGAGGATGCAGGCAGGATTGCCACTTATATCATCGCTTTTACGCTTGATGGTCAGGTGCTGATGCCTGAGACAAAGATTGGGGATGTGAAATACGAGGGGCttgagtttatttaa
- the cant1b gene encoding soluble calcium-activated nucleotidase 1b isoform X2, whose product MTSLGVTARGLPLALASMTQVSTSDSRFYPKWRAIAVVAMLALVLVLYLHHTPARGYFRSGAHSLDMYGEGDDDILRDSHKQTVHNVAHHMKRRRSYNDTYPLSPPQRTTNGIRYRIGLIADLDTASRSSRDQTWFSYMKTGYLTVSQSADSLQVEWDPETITLESHLAEKGRGMELSELVAFNGHLYSVDDRTGVVYRIEGNRVIPWVILTDGDGLVSKGFKAEWLAVKEEHLYVGGLGKEWTTTSGEVVNNNPEWVKVVGYHGNVEHDNWVPHYNALRNAAGIKPPGYLIHESAVWSERLQRWFFLPRRASHEHYEETADERRATNLLLMCPADFSFISARHVGPLDPTHGFSSFKFVPDTDDQIILALKSEEDAGRIATYIIAFTLDGQVLMPETKIGDVKYEGLEFI is encoded by the exons ATGACCTCCCTTGGTGTTACCGCTCGAGGCCTCCCCTTGGCCTTGGCATCCATGACACAAGTCTCCACCTCAGACTCACGCTTTTACCCAAAATGGCGGGCGATTGCTGTGGTGGCCATGCTGGCTTTAGTGCTTGTATTATACCTGCACCACACTCCTGCGAGAGGGTACTTCCGCAGTGGTGCTCACAGTTTGGACATGTATGGTGAGGGAGATGACGATATCCTCAGGGACTCTCACAAACAAACTGTACATAATGTCGCCCACCACATGAAAAGGCGAAGGTCTTACAATGACACTTACCCGTTAAGTCCGCCACAGAGAACAACAAATGGCATCCGCTACCGTATAGGCTTGATTGCAGACCTGGACACAGCATCACGCAGCTCTAGGGACCAGACGTGGTTCAGCTACATGAAAACAGGTTACCTGACCGTCTCGCAGAGCGCTGACAGTCTGCAAGTGGAGTGGGACCCTGAGACCATCACCCTGGAGAGTCATCTGGCCGAGAAAGGACGAG GTATGGAGCTATCAGAGCTTGTGGCATTCAACGGTCACCTGTACAGTGTAGACGACCGGACAGGAGTGGTGTACAGGATCGAGGGCAACCGGGTCATCCCCTGGGTTATATTAACAGACGGTGATGGGTTGGTCTCCAAAG GGTTCAAGGCAGAGTGGTTGGCAGTGAAGGAGGAGCATCTATATGTTGGTGGCCTGGGGAAGGAGTGGACCACGACCTCAGGGGAAGTTGTCAACAATAACCCAGAGTGGGTGAAAGTGGTTGGCTACCATGGCAATGTGGAGCATGATAATTGGGTACCACACTACAATGCCCTGCGGAATGCAGCAGGGATCAAACCTCCAG GCTACCTTATTCATGAATCAGCTGTGTGGAGTGAGCGTCTCCAGCGCTGGTTCTTCCTCCCTCGCCGAGCCAGTCACGAGCACTACGAAGAGACCGCAGACGAGCGGCGTGCCACAAACCTTCTCCTGATGTGCCCCGCAGACTTCAGCTTCATATCTGCGCGGCATGTCGGACCCCTCGACCCCACCCAcggtttttcctcttttaagtTTGTTCCAGACACGGACGACCAGATCATTCTGGCCTTAAAATCAGAGGAGGATGCAGGCAGGATTGCCACTTATATCATCGCTTTTACGCTTGATGGTCAGGTGCTGATGCCTGAGACAAAGATTGGGGATGTGAAATACGAGGGGCttgagtttatttaa
- the ogal gene encoding protein O-GlcNAcase isoform X1 encodes MPPPSRTKTRPGSEPGSGTARFISGVVEGFYGRPWTMEQRTELFKREQKWGLNSYLYAPKDDYKHRMYWRDLYSAEEAEQLVALISAAKQHNVEFIYALSPGLDITFSSPKEVAALKRKLEQVREFGCRSFSLLFDDIKSEMCPADKQAFSSFAHAQVAVTNEVYQHLGEPDIFLFCPTDYCAKLCTPNVPQSSYLLTVGENLLPVIDILWTGPKVVSHKISVESIEEVSSVLRRAPVIWDNIHANDYDPQRLFLGPYKDRPTELIPKLRGVLTNPNCEFYPNFVAIHTLATWCKAATHGGARDVEMGEEEDDLCYSPQKALSLALSEWLQEFLSTDPPGDEEPMQTDIGESCYVPGPGEKPLFTAEPLTLDDLKLLSDLFYLPYEHGVTARTMLQELDWLKNNSCATTAETDKTAEWRSRAQQFDDMCESVTQMFDRLSNAPKRSVLYDLYNYICDIKSSVGMARAYVKTLGGRGQPSAHLMNDDPEPWRFRGGLSGEFQRMLPAHGNRDLFRYPPMTSVYSIRPYCPEDKIEVQRIFTEMQRAGEGQIPQVTQSPLMCDSLSAGDVSPSPDCALVLEDEIGVCGYALALIDAKPAAAKIQRATGDSVFEDFPSLITIQVLPRVSDPSPAKRMIGQLLSCIRSSGSRGAFCELRENDRRMIQFYTNLGSFKLAKVAGLPHEVLTMATSL; translated from the exons ATGCCGCCGCCGAGCAGGACCAAAACCCGGCCTGGGAGTGAGCCTGGGAGTGGGACTGCCCGGTTCATTTCTGGAGTGGTGGAAG GTTTTTATGGGCGACCATGGactatggagcaaagaacagAGCTCTTCAAAAG GGAGCAGAAGTGGGGACTGAACTCGTACCTTTACGCCCCCAAAGATGACTACAAACACAGGATGTACTGGAGAGACCTGTACTCTGCAGAGGAGGCTG aaCAACTCGTGGCTTTGATTTCAGCAGCTAAACAGCACAACGTCGAGTTCATCTATGCCCTCTCTCCTGGCCTGGATATTACTTTTTCCAGCCCTAAAGAGGTCGCCGCCCTGAAGAGAAAATTAGAACAG GTGAGAGAGTTTGGCTGCAGAtccttctctctgctgtttgACGACATCAAGTCAGAGATGTGTCCAGCTGATAAACAGGCGTTCAGCTCCTTTGCCCACGCTCAGGTGGCCGTCACCAATGAGGTGTACCAGCACCTGGGAGAACCTGACATCTTCCTCTTCTGTCCCACAG ATTACTGTGCTAAATTATGCACTCCCAACGTGCCTCAGTCATCTTACCTGCTGACTGTGGGAGAGAATCTTCTGCCTGTTATCGACATACTCTGGACAG GTCCTAAAGTGGTGTCCCACAAAATCTCAGTAGAGTCCATAGAAGAGGTTTCCTCTGTCCTAAGAAGGGCACCAGTCATTTGGGACAATATCCACGCAAACGATTACGACCCTCAGCGACTTTTCCTCGGGCCCTATAAG GATCGACCCACCGAGCTGATTCCCAAACTGAGAGGAGTGCTCACCAATCCCAACTGTGAGTTTTACCCAAACTTTGTGGCCATCCACACTTTGGCTACATGGTGCAAGGCTGCGACGCATGGAGGAGCGAGGGACGTGGAAATGG GCGAAGAGGAGGACGACCTGTGCTACAGCCCTCAGAAAGCTCTGAGCCTGGCCCTCAGCGAGTGGCTGCAGGAGTTCCTGAGCACGGATCCACCTGGAG ATGAGGAGCCCATGCAAACAGACATCGGAGAAAGCTGCTATGTTCCCGGGCCTGGTGAGAAACCACTGTTCACAGCTGAACCTCTGACCCTGGATGACCTGAAGCTGCTGTCGGACCTCTTCTACCTGCCTTACGAACACGGGGTCACAGCCAGGACCATGCTGCAGGAGCTGGACTGGCTCAAGAACAACAGCTGCGCCACCACTGCAGAAACAGACAAG ACAGCAGAGTGGCGCTCGAGAGCGCAGCAGTTTGACGACATGTGTGAATCGGTGACGCAGATGTTTGACCGTCTGTCAAACGCCCCGAAGCGCAGTGTCCTCTACGACCTCTACAACTACATCTGCGACATTAAGAGCAGCGTGGGTATGGCCCGTGCCTATGTGAAAACATTGG GAGGGCGGGGTCAACCCTCTGCCCACCTCATGAACGATGATCCTGAACCCTGGAGATTCAGGGGAGGACTCTCAGGAGAGTTCCAG AGAATGTTGCCAGCACATGGAAACAGGGACTTATTCAGATATCCACCCATGACGTCAGTGTACAGCATACGGCCGTACTGCCCCGAGGATAAG ATAGAGGTGCAGAGGATTTTCACAGAGATGCAGAGAGCAGGAGAGGGCCAAATCCCCCAGGTGACACAGTCTCCGCTTATGTGCGACAG TCTGTCAGCAGGTGACGTGTCCCCTTCCCCGGACTGTGCGCTTGTCCTGGAGGATGAGATTGGGGTGTGCGGTTACGCGCTGGCACTCATTGATGCCAAACCAGCTGCAGCCAAGATTCAG AGGGCAACAGGTGACTCTGTGTTTGAGGACTTCCCCTCCTTGATTACTATTCAAGTGCTTCCCCGGGTCAGCGATCCTTCTCCAGCCAAGCGCATGATTGGCCAGCTGTTGTCCTGCATCAGGAGCAGTG GTTCCAGAGGAGCGTTCTGTGAGTTGAGGGAGAACGATCGGCGCATGATACAATTTTACACTAATCTGGGCTCCTTCAAACTCGCCAAAGTGGCCGGTTTACCTCACGAAGTCCTTACCATGGCAACAAGCCTGTGA
- the ogal gene encoding protein O-GlcNAcase isoform X2, translated as MDYGAKNRALQKVQYVYLICHVNYLADLDVFNREQKWGLNSYLYAPKDDYKHRMYWRDLYSAEEAEQLVALISAAKQHNVEFIYALSPGLDITFSSPKEVAALKRKLEQVREFGCRSFSLLFDDIKSEMCPADKQAFSSFAHAQVAVTNEVYQHLGEPDIFLFCPTDYCAKLCTPNVPQSSYLLTVGENLLPVIDILWTGPKVVSHKISVESIEEVSSVLRRAPVIWDNIHANDYDPQRLFLGPYKDRPTELIPKLRGVLTNPNCEFYPNFVAIHTLATWCKAATHGGARDVEMGEEEDDLCYSPQKALSLALSEWLQEFLSTDPPGDEEPMQTDIGESCYVPGPGEKPLFTAEPLTLDDLKLLSDLFYLPYEHGVTARTMLQELDWLKNNSCATTAETDKTAEWRSRAQQFDDMCESVTQMFDRLSNAPKRSVLYDLYNYICDIKSSVGMARAYVKTLGGRGQPSAHLMNDDPEPWRFRGGLSGEFQRMLPAHGNRDLFRYPPMTSVYSIRPYCPEDKIEVQRIFTEMQRAGEGQIPQVTQSPLMCDSLSAGDVSPSPDCALVLEDEIGVCGYALALIDAKPAAAKIQRATGDSVFEDFPSLITIQVLPRVSDPSPAKRMIGQLLSCIRSSGSRGAFCELRENDRRMIQFYTNLGSFKLAKVAGLPHEVLTMATSL; from the exons ATGGactatggagcaaagaacagAGCTCTTCAAAAGGTACAATATGTGTACCTTATTTGCCATGTGAACTATTTGGCGGACTTGGATGTGTTCAACAG GGAGCAGAAGTGGGGACTGAACTCGTACCTTTACGCCCCCAAAGATGACTACAAACACAGGATGTACTGGAGAGACCTGTACTCTGCAGAGGAGGCTG aaCAACTCGTGGCTTTGATTTCAGCAGCTAAACAGCACAACGTCGAGTTCATCTATGCCCTCTCTCCTGGCCTGGATATTACTTTTTCCAGCCCTAAAGAGGTCGCCGCCCTGAAGAGAAAATTAGAACAG GTGAGAGAGTTTGGCTGCAGAtccttctctctgctgtttgACGACATCAAGTCAGAGATGTGTCCAGCTGATAAACAGGCGTTCAGCTCCTTTGCCCACGCTCAGGTGGCCGTCACCAATGAGGTGTACCAGCACCTGGGAGAACCTGACATCTTCCTCTTCTGTCCCACAG ATTACTGTGCTAAATTATGCACTCCCAACGTGCCTCAGTCATCTTACCTGCTGACTGTGGGAGAGAATCTTCTGCCTGTTATCGACATACTCTGGACAG GTCCTAAAGTGGTGTCCCACAAAATCTCAGTAGAGTCCATAGAAGAGGTTTCCTCTGTCCTAAGAAGGGCACCAGTCATTTGGGACAATATCCACGCAAACGATTACGACCCTCAGCGACTTTTCCTCGGGCCCTATAAG GATCGACCCACCGAGCTGATTCCCAAACTGAGAGGAGTGCTCACCAATCCCAACTGTGAGTTTTACCCAAACTTTGTGGCCATCCACACTTTGGCTACATGGTGCAAGGCTGCGACGCATGGAGGAGCGAGGGACGTGGAAATGG GCGAAGAGGAGGACGACCTGTGCTACAGCCCTCAGAAAGCTCTGAGCCTGGCCCTCAGCGAGTGGCTGCAGGAGTTCCTGAGCACGGATCCACCTGGAG ATGAGGAGCCCATGCAAACAGACATCGGAGAAAGCTGCTATGTTCCCGGGCCTGGTGAGAAACCACTGTTCACAGCTGAACCTCTGACCCTGGATGACCTGAAGCTGCTGTCGGACCTCTTCTACCTGCCTTACGAACACGGGGTCACAGCCAGGACCATGCTGCAGGAGCTGGACTGGCTCAAGAACAACAGCTGCGCCACCACTGCAGAAACAGACAAG ACAGCAGAGTGGCGCTCGAGAGCGCAGCAGTTTGACGACATGTGTGAATCGGTGACGCAGATGTTTGACCGTCTGTCAAACGCCCCGAAGCGCAGTGTCCTCTACGACCTCTACAACTACATCTGCGACATTAAGAGCAGCGTGGGTATGGCCCGTGCCTATGTGAAAACATTGG GAGGGCGGGGTCAACCCTCTGCCCACCTCATGAACGATGATCCTGAACCCTGGAGATTCAGGGGAGGACTCTCAGGAGAGTTCCAG AGAATGTTGCCAGCACATGGAAACAGGGACTTATTCAGATATCCACCCATGACGTCAGTGTACAGCATACGGCCGTACTGCCCCGAGGATAAG ATAGAGGTGCAGAGGATTTTCACAGAGATGCAGAGAGCAGGAGAGGGCCAAATCCCCCAGGTGACACAGTCTCCGCTTATGTGCGACAG TCTGTCAGCAGGTGACGTGTCCCCTTCCCCGGACTGTGCGCTTGTCCTGGAGGATGAGATTGGGGTGTGCGGTTACGCGCTGGCACTCATTGATGCCAAACCAGCTGCAGCCAAGATTCAG AGGGCAACAGGTGACTCTGTGTTTGAGGACTTCCCCTCCTTGATTACTATTCAAGTGCTTCCCCGGGTCAGCGATCCTTCTCCAGCCAAGCGCATGATTGGCCAGCTGTTGTCCTGCATCAGGAGCAGTG GTTCCAGAGGAGCGTTCTGTGAGTTGAGGGAGAACGATCGGCGCATGATACAATTTTACACTAATCTGGGCTCCTTCAAACTCGCCAAAGTGGCCGGTTTACCTCACGAAGTCCTTACCATGGCAACAAGCCTGTGA